In Pseudomonas sp. P5_109, the genomic window CACATCAAGTAAGAACCACGCAGGCCGAAACGGGCAAAAAAAGCCTGCATGTTCAAGGTCGCCAGGTAGTAGTTGGCGGTGTTGATCCGGGTTTGCGTGGCCCACACGAACAACAGTCCCCACAGCCCCATCAACTGCAGGATCGCCATGACCACCGATACTTCGTTCAGCGCACCTTCATGGGGAATGCTGCTGACCAGATAGATGCCCGCCGCGCCGTTGAGCAGGAACGTCACCGCGTAGAACGGCATGCCGAAATTCCAGCGACCGTGGTACCCGGCATCCTCGGGCTTGCCGAACCGTGCGTAATCAAAGGTGAACAGCATCAGCACCCAGACGCCCATGTAGGCCACGAAGCAATCCCACCAGCCAAAGGCGCTGGGCATGTCCGGCCCGAAATCGAGCCAATGTGGCTGGTAGCCGTAACGGCTGATCGACAGCCCCACCGCGACCAGCAAACCTGCCAGGTACACCGGCAACAACACACCGTTGAGCTTGTCGAGCCAATGTTGAACGCTACCCAGGATCAACGGCACGCTGTACAGCACCACCAACAACGCGGCCAGGGGATACACCAGCTCCGGATACAAGTGATTGAGCGCAACGGCAATCACCGAGCCTTCGAACACGGCGTAGTAGATCGCCGTGGAGAAGAAGATCAGCGTGGCCAGGCAAGCACCGGTGCTGCCAAACAACAACCGTGAAAACAACGCCACCGACAGGCCACTGCGAATAGCGAACCGGCTGAGCACACTGTTGACCAGTCCATAGCTGATCACCGACAACACCATGCCGATCAGTGCATTGCGTGCACCATAAGACAGGGCCAGCGACGCCCCGACCACGATGTAGAACATCGCGCTGCACACCGCCCACCAGGCCATGGTCAGGGACAACCGGCCCATACGGGCGGTCGGCGCAACGGGATGGTTTGCCGGGTCCTGCCCGGAATGATTCGCTTGCGATAAAGCAGCCATATGCGTGAACTCCAGAACCAGTCAAAGGTTGAAGCGCGGGCAGCCCGCACCGCACCGAAGTGCGGCGTTGGCGTACCGTTTGGCATTACCCGCGCAATGCGGCGGGCAGAATCAGGAAGGGAACAGCTTGCTCAGGCAGCTGAGTTTTTTCTTGTAGGAACGTCGCGCTTGCAGCGCCTCTTCGAGTGTGACCGCAACAAAACGGGCCTTTTGGTTGGGTTGCATCTGGCCGATCAGGTCGAGGTCCGCACTGATCACCGTGCCAATCATCGCGTAGCCGCCACCGGACACCGCGTCGCGGTGCAACACGATGGGTTCGAGCCCGGCCGGGACCTGGATCGAGCCAATCGGGTAGCAACTGTCGACGATGTTCGACGGATCGGAGCCGGCGCCGAACGGTTGTTCACGTGGTTGAAAGCTCAGTGCGCTACCGCCCTTGAAGCGATAACCGATACGGTCGGCTTCCGAGCCCACGGTCCAGGCTTCGGCGAAAAAGCTGTCGGCCGCTGACGCCGTCAGACGCTCGTAATACAAGCCCGGAACCACGCGCAGCGTGATTTCGCCACCCAACGACTGACGCAAGGCCATGGGCAAGCTGGCGCCGGCGCGGCTTTTACCACTGGCAACCCCGACCGGCAATTGATCCCCGGCAACCAGGCGACGGCCCTGAAAACCACCCAGCGCACCCAACGCATAGGTCGAGCGGCTGCCGAGCACCAGCGGCACATCGATGCCACCGGCGACTGCCAGATAGGCCCTGGCCCCGGCCTTGGGAAAATCGAAGCGCAGCACTTGCCCGGCCTTGACGGTGAACGCGGTGTCGTGATGCATGTCCACACCATCGACTTTGGCCGTCATGTACGCACCGCACACCGCCACCAAGGCGTCTTGCTGGAATTCCAGCTCAGGGCCGAGCAGTGTGCATTCGAGCGCCGCCGCGCCCGCCGGGTTACCGACCAACTGGTTGGCTGCGCTCAACGCGTACTGATCGAGCGCACCGGAAGGCGGGATACCCAAGTGGTAATAGCCTTCGCGTCCCAGGTCCTGCACCGATGTGGCGAGACCGGGTTTGAGTACCTTGATCATGCCAGCACCTCCTGCAACGACTTGGGATAGCCAACGGGATCGGCCAGAAACGCATCCAGCGAGAATTCCACCGAACGAATCCGCAGATCAAAACGCCCTGCTTCCACCTCGGCGACAGCCTGGTCATAGGCCTCGCGATCCATCGGTTTGAACTGCACGATGTCACCCGGACGGAAAAACACCATGTGTTCCTTGAGGTAACTCAGGCTCTGTTGCGGGTCGTAGATCGGCGCCGGCGTGACGCCGAACATCTGATAGCCACCGGCGCCGCGTACCGAATAGATGCAGCCAAAACAGCCGCCGTGACCCAGGGTCAGTTTCGGCGTATCGGTGCGTGGCCGCAGGTACTTGGGCACCTGCAACTGACGCTCGCGCTCGACCATCTGAAACATGAACGGCAGGCCCGCGACAAAACCGACCATCGAGACAAACCACGGCGCACCACTGTGGGCGGCGATGAACGCTTCGACATCCGCCAGGCCATTGATCCGTGCGGCGTATTCCAGATCCGTGGCGCTCGGGTCCTGGTGGCGGTCGCGAAAACGCATCAGTGTTTCGTGGGTCCACGGATCGTTGTACAGCACCGGAATCTCGATGATCCGCGTGTGCAGGGTGCGTTCGGCGACGGCCTCGGCTTCGGCGCCCTTGACCGCTTCGAGCAGCGCGTAAGGGTCGATACGGTCCGGATCAAAACGAATCTGGAACGATGCATTGGCCAGGCACACATCCAGTACCCCGTCGAGGGCCAGGCGCTCGACCGCACGCGTCACCGCCATGCCCTTGAAGAACGCTTCCAGGGACATGCTGTCGCTGACTTCGGCAAACAAATGTTCATCGGCGCCAAAGCTGTAACGGATTGGATTGCTCATGCCTCACCTCCGCTACGGCGCTCGGCCAGCCAGGTTTCAAGGGTGCCGGTATGAAAGTCGGCGCTGTGCAGCCACGGTTGTTCCAGCAGTTCGCCATGCAGCGACAAGGTGCTGGCCATGCCGGTCAGGGTAGTCTGCTGCACTGCCAGGCGGGCGCGGGCCAACGCTTCGGCGCGGTCGCGACCATGGACGATCAGTTTGGCCAGCAACGAGTCATAGTAAGGCGGCACGCGGTAGCCTTGATACAGATGGCTGTCGACACGCACCCCCTCGCCTTGCGGCCATACCAATGCCTCCACCAGCCCCGGGCTGGGGAAGAAATCCCGCGCCGGGTCTTCCGCGTTCAGGCGCATCTGCAAGGCGGCGCCGTTGAGCTGGATGTCACCTTGCTGGAGACCCAACGGCTCGCCACCGGCAATGCGCAACATTGCCTGCACCAGATCGATACCGGTGACCAACTCGCTGACCGGGTGTTCGACCTGAATTCGCGTGTTCATCTCGATGAAGAAAAACTCGC contains:
- a CDS encoding biotin-dependent carboxyltransferase family protein encodes the protein MIKVLKPGLATSVQDLGREGYYHLGIPPSGALDQYALSAANQLVGNPAGAAALECTLLGPELEFQQDALVAVCGAYMTAKVDGVDMHHDTAFTVKAGQVLRFDFPKAGARAYLAVAGGIDVPLVLGSRSTYALGALGGFQGRRLVAGDQLPVGVASGKSRAGASLPMALRQSLGGEITLRVVPGLYYERLTASAADSFFAEAWTVGSEADRIGYRFKGGSALSFQPREQPFGAGSDPSNIVDSCYPIGSIQVPAGLEPIVLHRDAVSGGGYAMIGTVISADLDLIGQMQPNQKARFVAVTLEEALQARRSYKKKLSCLSKLFPS
- a CDS encoding allantoin permease; its protein translation is MAALSQANHSGQDPANHPVAPTARMGRLSLTMAWWAVCSAMFYIVVGASLALSYGARNALIGMVLSVISYGLVNSVLSRFAIRSGLSVALFSRLLFGSTGACLATLIFFSTAIYYAVFEGSVIAVALNHLYPELVYPLAALLVVLYSVPLILGSVQHWLDKLNGVLLPVYLAGLLVAVGLSISRYGYQPHWLDFGPDMPSAFGWWDCFVAYMGVWVLMLFTFDYARFGKPEDAGYHGRWNFGMPFYAVTFLLNGAAGIYLVSSIPHEGALNEVSVVMAILQLMGLWGLLFVWATQTRINTANYYLATLNMQAFFARFGLRGSYLMWALAVGMIVYGLMLADVFAYLLKALAYQGIFVVAWVGVALAQIVYGRHDMAALDRVPAFNPVGLTAWFGATALGLALMFFGGGLSSFSAPSTVLFAFALQAGLSRRSRLLLQSVE
- a CDS encoding 5-oxoprolinase subunit B family protein produces the protein MSNPIRYSFGADEHLFAEVSDSMSLEAFFKGMAVTRAVERLALDGVLDVCLANASFQIRFDPDRIDPYALLEAVKGAEAEAVAERTLHTRIIEIPVLYNDPWTHETLMRFRDRHQDPSATDLEYAARINGLADVEAFIAAHSGAPWFVSMVGFVAGLPFMFQMVERERQLQVPKYLRPRTDTPKLTLGHGGCFGCIYSVRGAGGYQMFGVTPAPIYDPQQSLSYLKEHMVFFRPGDIVQFKPMDREAYDQAVAEVEAGRFDLRIRSVEFSLDAFLADPVGYPKSLQEVLA